A part of Legionella sainthelensi genomic DNA contains:
- a CDS encoding ABC transporter ATP-binding protein/permease — protein sequence MKKKSKKTSYLKKAFQLFSDYFIRSDQKLTAWLLLGGMMLCIITLVGLAASLPWGFLGFWAALTAKELTGFLFYSGIIALTSAAIVGVGTLMDYLTTTLAIQWRSWLTTKFINKYLFGKKTYLDLARVSSHIDNPDQRIQDNIDNFVDRTLSLSTDFLRSSLTLIAFIGTLWILGSSLPIVVFGATIVIPGYLVWTSLFVALVNSVITHMLGKSLATMNQKEERLEAKFRKDLEFVHNESENIALEAGEQYHQKRLVNDLEQISQNAFQKLWVKLKVSAFQTSYNYIAEILPYFFTAPAYFTGLINFNQIMQVGVAFSEVSKALNWFVDSYTSLKKYQTSIERIIELEEELDSESSKVSQKDIRIHNAQSNALIIKNLNIAYPRHANPGYIMRHLNLEFKLGENTLIKAPSGFGKSTFFKAIRNTWKHGEGEISIPQQQKTYFLPQKPLIPYDSLKAILAYPDPANTYTEEEYKAALLAVGGKMDRFVPELDKKDTWSKRLSLGQQQRISFARALLKKPDWLFLDEATASLDEESEDQLYSLLKEKLPKTTVISIAHRSTVMKFHQRVVQFEAPTEETRSSNLVC from the coding sequence ATGAAAAAAAAATCAAAAAAAACATCTTATCTTAAAAAAGCATTTCAATTGTTTAGTGATTATTTTATTCGATCCGATCAAAAACTAACCGCCTGGCTTTTGCTTGGAGGCATGATGCTCTGCATCATTACGCTTGTTGGGCTTGCCGCCAGCCTCCCCTGGGGATTTTTAGGATTTTGGGCTGCGCTTACAGCAAAAGAACTCACGGGATTTTTATTTTATAGCGGCATAATCGCTTTAACGAGCGCAGCTATTGTTGGAGTGGGTACCTTAATGGATTATTTGACCACAACATTAGCTATTCAATGGAGGTCTTGGTTAACAACAAAATTCATTAACAAATATCTATTTGGTAAGAAAACTTATTTAGATTTAGCTCGTGTTTCATCGCATATCGATAATCCAGATCAACGCATTCAGGATAATATTGATAACTTTGTGGACCGCACACTTTCATTAAGTACTGATTTTCTTAGGTCTTCATTAACTTTAATTGCTTTTATTGGCACCCTTTGGATACTAGGGAGCTCTCTACCCATAGTGGTATTTGGCGCTACCATTGTTATCCCTGGATATTTAGTATGGACATCGTTATTTGTTGCATTAGTCAATAGCGTAATCACTCATATGCTGGGCAAGTCATTAGCAACAATGAATCAAAAAGAAGAGCGTTTAGAAGCAAAATTCAGAAAGGACTTGGAGTTTGTTCATAATGAGTCTGAAAATATAGCTCTTGAAGCTGGGGAACAATATCACCAAAAAAGATTAGTAAACGATTTAGAGCAAATCTCTCAAAATGCATTTCAAAAACTTTGGGTTAAACTCAAGGTTTCCGCTTTTCAAACGAGCTACAATTATATTGCCGAGATATTACCCTATTTTTTTACTGCTCCTGCCTATTTCACGGGTTTAATCAATTTTAATCAAATTATGCAAGTTGGGGTTGCGTTTAGTGAAGTCAGCAAAGCCTTAAATTGGTTCGTTGACTCCTATACTTCCCTAAAAAAATATCAAACGAGTATCGAGCGAATTATCGAACTTGAGGAGGAACTCGATAGTGAAAGCAGCAAAGTAAGCCAAAAAGATATTCGTATCCATAACGCTCAATCCAATGCATTAATCATAAAAAATTTAAATATCGCCTATCCACGTCACGCCAATCCTGGCTATATTATGCGTCATTTAAATTTAGAGTTTAAACTAGGAGAAAACACCTTAATCAAAGCACCTTCAGGTTTTGGGAAAAGCACCTTTTTCAAAGCAATTCGTAATACCTGGAAGCATGGTGAAGGAGAAATTAGTATCCCTCAACAGCAAAAAACGTATTTCCTACCTCAAAAACCATTAATTCCATATGACTCATTAAAAGCCATACTTGCCTATCCTGATCCAGCTAACACTTATACTGAAGAGGAATATAAAGCAGCTTTACTTGCTGTTGGTGGAAAAATGGATCGGTTTGTTCCCGAATTAGATAAAAAAGATACCTGGTCAAAGAGATTATCTCTTGGTCAACAACAACGAATTTCTTTTGCGAGAGCTTTATTAAAGAAACCAGATTGGCTTTTTTTAGACGAAGCTACTGCATCATTGGATGAAGAAAGTGAGGATCAACTTTATAGCCTTTTAAAAGAAAAACTACCCAAAACTACTGTAATCAGTATTGCACATCGCTCAACAGTGATGAAATTTCATCAACGTGTGGTACAGTTTGAAGCACCAACAGAAGAAACACGATCAAGTAACTTAGTGTGTTAA
- a CDS encoding histidine phosphatase family protein has translation MGFKFNLGCVFLISVPSLLFADDTLIFAIDIIRHGDRTPIISIPTVNYQWKEGIGQLTAEGMRQEYNMGKEFRKKYVEQSHLLPEHYEYGTMYVRSTAYDRTLMSAESLLMGLYPLGTGPKVENAAPALPQGFQPIPIFSAPAKYDEIIVQQVSSEERTKLLEQYVYSTKEWQQKNNELKDKYPLWSRLTGIPINNLAELQLLGDSLYVHQTHNIPLPEGLTANDAETIINASNWAFMAQERPKEVAHAYSAKLMKNIANYLYSGSQNKSSLKYVLLSAHDTTIASALSFMGAPLETAPPYASNLNFSLYESDSVGYKVKVTYNNSPVLIPACGGYVCELQQFMKLMNFSQNKS, from the coding sequence ATGGGTTTTAAATTTAATTTAGGATGTGTATTTCTAATCAGTGTGCCATCACTTTTATTTGCTGATGATACGTTAATTTTTGCTATTGATATTATTCGTCATGGTGATAGGACACCAATTATTTCTATACCTACTGTTAACTATCAATGGAAAGAGGGAATTGGTCAATTAACTGCAGAGGGAATGCGGCAAGAATATAATATGGGTAAAGAGTTTCGTAAAAAGTATGTTGAACAATCCCATCTATTACCAGAACACTATGAATATGGAACGATGTATGTTCGTTCTACTGCATATGACCGGACTCTGATGAGCGCAGAGTCCCTGTTAATGGGATTATATCCTCTGGGAACAGGCCCAAAGGTAGAAAACGCTGCACCTGCTTTACCCCAGGGTTTTCAGCCCATCCCTATTTTCAGTGCGCCAGCCAAATATGATGAAATCATTGTTCAGCAAGTAAGTTCTGAAGAGCGTACAAAACTCTTGGAACAATATGTTTATTCAACAAAAGAATGGCAACAAAAGAATAATGAGTTAAAAGATAAATATCCTCTTTGGAGTCGTCTAACAGGTATCCCAATCAACAATTTAGCTGAATTGCAATTATTGGGTGATTCCTTATATGTCCATCAAACTCATAATATACCCCTGCCAGAAGGGCTTACTGCCAATGATGCCGAAACAATTATCAATGCGAGTAACTGGGCTTTTATGGCTCAAGAAAGACCAAAGGAAGTAGCACATGCTTATAGTGCTAAACTCATGAAAAATATTGCGAATTATCTTTATAGTGGAAGTCAAAATAAATCCAGCTTGAAGTATGTTTTATTATCTGCTCATGATACTACTATTGCGAGTGCTCTGAGTTTTATGGGAGCTCCTTTAGAAACGGCACCTCCCTATGCTTCAAATCTCAATTTCTCACTCTACGAAAGTGACTCTGTTGGTTATAAAGTAAAAGTCACTTATAATAATAGCCCAGTTTTGATTCCTGCTTGTGGTGGTTATGTATGTGAGTTGCAACAATTTATGAAATTAATGAATTTCAGTCAAAATAAATCATAA
- a CDS encoding Ulp1 family isopeptidase: MPNTDARRVREDYWYTSAQIVDVGYAWQLESPERLFLYSSREDSDSTAFAAYHVPRWEDLPKKILLPLNLNGNHWTAIAIHVTQGANHQVNVNLGYTDSLNADTNFANHSPLIRQEIARIESIFGRAYGPGQLNMRAAVYPYTWTQPDGSSCGPYSLINGARCLDNRGQEANPGRKLIREQQLNMMTQATAIRSCSTCNAVDEILLDWIIDHAQNGESLRVTTDDNVLDICFYYAHKHHRDLYEMIQIFNNEYGSSSVNLSLSPNQVNVRIREIIGELGIQSTHYAQRTMQKNFVPKRYEEDYSDLSIEELIEIYQLNEPVRHAAALIAQENISQKIDSIRKILSASIEDDVFVFELMQQITLQMYRGHQVEAENLINDILGKGQHKEHLGTCLSAISDIVGTRNYSQENDEKFIYLASAYKSLADGMSQAKTVDLKTPKNVLDAHVSLLQGAIDRNNASLLRQVCFAIKDFSSAFLEFITGGVWQSDIKRITVISERLKTTQGNISTDQLQQERSAIETILNAKASLEKELGEDLALQSPRLTISNQ; encoded by the coding sequence ATGCCTAATACAGATGCTCGTCGCGTAAGAGAAGATTACTGGTACACCTCTGCACAAATTGTAGATGTGGGATATGCTTGGCAATTAGAAAGCCCAGAACGGCTTTTTTTATATTCCTCCAGAGAGGATTCAGACAGTACCGCTTTTGCAGCATACCATGTCCCGCGCTGGGAAGACTTGCCCAAAAAAATACTTTTGCCTTTAAATCTAAATGGCAATCATTGGACAGCAATTGCTATTCATGTAACTCAAGGGGCTAATCATCAAGTCAACGTGAATCTTGGGTATACTGATTCGTTGAACGCTGATACTAATTTTGCAAATCACTCTCCTTTAATTCGACAAGAAATTGCAAGAATCGAGAGTATTTTTGGTCGCGCATATGGTCCAGGTCAATTGAACATGCGGGCAGCGGTTTATCCATATACGTGGACGCAACCAGATGGTTCATCTTGTGGTCCTTACTCCCTTATCAATGGCGCTCGTTGTCTCGATAATCGAGGGCAAGAAGCTAATCCAGGAAGAAAACTAATTCGCGAGCAACAACTTAACATGATGACTCAAGCAACAGCAATAAGAAGTTGTTCTACCTGCAATGCAGTTGATGAAATATTGTTAGATTGGATTATTGATCATGCTCAAAATGGTGAATCCTTGCGCGTCACAACAGATGATAATGTTCTGGATATTTGCTTTTATTATGCGCATAAACATCATCGTGATCTTTATGAAATGATACAAATATTTAATAATGAATATGGATCTAGTAGTGTAAACTTATCCTTGTCTCCTAACCAAGTAAATGTACGTATCAGAGAAATTATTGGTGAATTAGGAATTCAATCCACTCATTATGCTCAACGCACCATGCAAAAGAATTTTGTTCCTAAAAGGTATGAAGAAGATTATTCAGACTTAAGTATTGAAGAATTGATTGAGATTTATCAATTAAATGAACCAGTGCGACACGCCGCGGCTTTAATTGCGCAAGAAAATATTTCTCAAAAGATAGACAGTATCCGTAAAATTTTATCTGCAAGCATAGAAGATGATGTGTTTGTATTTGAATTAATGCAACAGATCACACTACAAATGTATCGAGGGCACCAAGTTGAAGCTGAAAACTTAATTAATGACATATTAGGTAAGGGACAACATAAAGAGCATCTAGGTACGTGTCTTAGCGCGATTTCTGATATTGTTGGAACGAGAAATTACTCCCAAGAAAATGACGAGAAATTTATATATCTGGCGAGTGCTTATAAATCTTTAGCTGATGGAATGAGTCAGGCTAAAACAGTTGATCTTAAAACACCGAAGAATGTTCTAGATGCGCATGTTTCTTTATTACAGGGAGCTATTGATAGGAATAATGCATCTTTGCTAAGACAAGTTTGTTTTGCTATTAAAGATTTTAGTTCAGCGTTTCTAGAGTTTATCACGGGAGGGGTTTGGCAATCTGATATTAAACGTATCACAGTTATTAGTGAACGATTGAAAACAACTCAAGGAAATATCAGTACCGATCAACTTCAGCAAGAACGAAGCGCGATTGAAACCATTTTAAATGCAAAAGCCAGTTTAGAAAAAGAGTTGGGCGAAGATTTAGCGTTGCAAAGTCCGAGATTAACAATTTCGAATCAATAA